One Mus musculus strain C57BL/6J chromosome X, GRCm38.p6 C57BL/6J DNA window includes the following coding sequences:
- the Tmem29 gene encoding protein FAM104B isoform a (isoform a is encoded by transcript variant 1): MDPLQKWDPMSISVPSCIATVSSSQEASAAPQPSSSEKLSMGLSILSVSPSPRSSVPASLSEGLFQQQAREKKALWQQYWEKQGFPQRKKVFLRHSRRWHRDHMAPYLLERDLRGFPSGDKAQNQLRCQGHVQNIAGMSGQKNAAPNPPSWEMLVQGLNGLTLSLGANRPVPLPEEPWQQQEPEDMRQLERQQENLKMFQRMLK; this comes from the coding sequence ATGGATCCACTGCagaaatgggatccaatgtcaaTTTCCGTGCCCTCATGTATAGCCACTGTGAGTAGCTCTCAAGAGGCCTCAGCAGCCCCTCAgccttcctcttcagaaaagctAAGCATGGGTCTCAGCATCTTGAGCGTCAGCCCCAGCCCCCGCTCCAGTGTCCCTGCTTCTCTGTCAGAGGGGCTGTTCCAGCAGCAGGCCCGGGAGAAGAAGGCCCTGTGGCAGCAGTACTGGGAGAAGCAGGGCTTTCCTCAGAGGAAGAAAGTCTTCCTGAGGCATTCGAGACGCTGGCACCGGGATCACATGGCACCTTACCTGCTTGAAAGGGATCTCAGAGGCTTTCCCTCAGGTGACAAAGCTCAGAATCAGCTTCGATGTCAGGGCCACGTGCAGAATATTGCTGGGATGAGTGGGCAGAAGAACGCGGCCCCTAACCCTCCCTCCTGGGAAATGCTGGTGCAGGGTCTCAATGGCCTTACCCTCAGCTTGGGAGCCAACAGACCCGTCCCCCTGCCAGAGGAACCTTGGCAGCAGCAGGAGCCAGAGGACATGCGCCAGCTGGAGAGGCAGCAGGAAAACCTGAAGATGTTCCAGAGGATGCTCAAGTAG